One genomic region from Natrinema caseinilyticum encodes:
- a CDS encoding DUF5611 family protein, producing MKEYKMRRGEYLEERIPDMEATIVEYFGSITGTEEFKGSDLYLIEEPDNPVFEKIIVGAVEYSGKKDKLAVEFHERDPTELDPDELEAAGEAVDAKNDFLLEATGRDAKSRRDSMKRKVEDDPDHDF from the coding sequence ATGAAGGAGTACAAGATGCGTCGCGGTGAATATCTCGAGGAACGGATCCCCGACATGGAGGCGACAATCGTGGAGTACTTCGGTTCCATCACGGGGACCGAGGAATTCAAGGGCAGCGACCTCTACCTCATCGAGGAGCCTGACAACCCCGTTTTCGAGAAGATCATCGTCGGGGCCGTCGAGTACTCCGGCAAGAAGGACAAACTCGCCGTCGAATTCCACGAACGCGACCCGACCGAACTCGATCCCGACGAACTCGAGGCCGCCGGCGAAGCCGTCGACGCGAAAAACGACTTCCTGCTCGAGGCGACCGGTCGCGACGCCAAATCCCGTCGCGATTCGATGAAACGAAAAGTCGAGGACGACCCGGATCACGACTTCTAA
- a CDS encoding DUF7093 family protein has protein sequence MVLRCSLLGHDFGEPDVEREREERGSEVVVTVQEYEECSRCGEKHVVSENTEVTSLTTETDADALPDDPDPDVSTLETDTAETDTAQSDETADAEIIDDEAEIIDADAEIIDADAPAGATADAGDTGPADADDSETEPSTAVTADPDDELDLPTDENGNPVTDDGEILEDGREPDRDRDHGEWPDSDDVGPPIGAESEPAEWPDTDEDELGSDTGYGDLDPDEPVDDAIVLENDSPSGSADVDATADVSAAAATDARSVTAEPVAEGHASADTDSTSGPDTGIERAQSAPTPTESASTSDTDVPTEFYCPRCDFVADGNGGSLRAGDICPECRKGYLSERER, from the coding sequence ATGGTCCTTCGATGTTCGCTGCTCGGACACGACTTCGGCGAACCCGACGTCGAACGCGAGCGTGAAGAACGGGGCAGTGAAGTCGTCGTTACCGTCCAGGAATACGAAGAGTGTTCCCGCTGTGGCGAGAAACACGTCGTCAGCGAGAACACCGAAGTGACGAGTCTCACGACCGAGACGGACGCCGACGCACTCCCCGACGACCCCGATCCGGACGTATCGACACTCGAGACGGACACGGCCGAGACGGACACGGCCCAGAGCGACGAGACCGCGGACGCCGAAATCATCGACGATGAAGCCGAAATCATCGACGCGGACGCCGAAATCATCGACGCGGACGCCCCGGCCGGTGCGACCGCCGATGCCGGCGATACTGGGCCCGCCGACGCGGACGACTCGGAAACGGAGCCGTCGACGGCTGTGACGGCCGATCCGGACGACGAGCTCGACCTCCCGACCGACGAGAACGGCAATCCCGTCACCGACGACGGCGAAATCCTCGAGGACGGACGCGAACCCGATCGGGACCGCGATCACGGCGAATGGCCCGACTCGGACGACGTCGGGCCGCCGATCGGTGCGGAGTCCGAACCAGCCGAGTGGCCAGACACGGACGAGGACGAGCTCGGTTCCGATACCGGATACGGCGACCTCGACCCGGACGAACCCGTAGACGATGCCATCGTCCTCGAAAACGACTCGCCGTCGGGGAGCGCCGACGTCGATGCCACCGCTGACGTGTCGGCCGCGGCCGCGACCGACGCCCGGTCGGTGACGGCGGAACCCGTCGCCGAGGGCCACGCGTCCGCCGACACCGATTCCACGTCCGGACCGGATACCGGCATCGAACGGGCACAATCGGCACCGACGCCGACCGAAAGCGCGAGTACGTCCGACACCGACGTTCCGACCGAATTCTACTGCCCGCGTTGTGACTTCGTCGCCGACGGTAACGGTGGCTCGCTGCGCGCAGGCGATATCTGTCCCGAGTGTCGGAAGGGCTACCTCAGCGAACGCGAACGGTAG
- a CDS encoding DUF6432 family protein, translated as MRAKREYRNREGTEVAVLDALVDRADDGMTVFELRAAVEVDIDELEEALSTLKEDDLIVVDPGNETVIKPDERVVPEQPTDENDEQSILDWVRERLPF; from the coding sequence ATGAGAGCAAAGCGGGAGTACCGGAACCGAGAGGGGACGGAGGTGGCGGTACTCGACGCGCTGGTCGATCGCGCCGACGACGGAATGACCGTCTTCGAACTCCGGGCGGCCGTCGAGGTCGACATCGACGAACTCGAAGAGGCCCTGTCGACGCTCAAAGAAGACGACCTGATCGTCGTCGATCCCGGCAACGAGACGGTGATCAAACCCGACGAGCGGGTCGTACCGGAGCAACCGACCGACGAGAACGACGAGCAATCGATCCTGGACTGGGTCCGCGAACGGCTGCCTTTTTGA
- a CDS encoding aminomethyltransferase family protein: MSVIESVHADQGATFGERAGKTIVEHYGRPERTHRAVRNGVGLLEMAYGVVVIEGDDRLEYVDNVVSNRVPATDGRGCYALVLDPQGGIEVELYVYNAGERLLLFTQPESAAALAEEWSEKVFIQDVDIRVATDDYGVFGVHGPQATEKIASVLNGAASPDERYSFVRGTMGDEGVTVIRTGALTGEESYDVICAAADAEAVYNTLLTQGLNAAPFGYRTFESLALEAGTPLFRTELEGTLPNVLGLRNALDFEKGCYVGQEVVSRVENRGQPSRRLVGLAIDGTAVPDGGAAVFDGDASVGEVTRAGESPLREEVIALALVDYGLESEELTVRVDGDEVAATRTALPFVEGSDRSDRLPEYQ, translated from the coding sequence ATGAGCGTCATCGAGTCCGTCCACGCGGACCAGGGGGCCACGTTCGGCGAGCGCGCCGGCAAAACGATCGTCGAACACTACGGTCGGCCGGAACGGACCCACCGCGCCGTTCGCAACGGCGTCGGTCTGCTCGAAATGGCGTACGGCGTCGTCGTCATCGAGGGAGACGACCGCCTCGAGTACGTCGACAACGTCGTGTCGAATCGGGTTCCGGCGACGGACGGACGGGGATGTTACGCGCTCGTCCTCGATCCACAGGGCGGGATCGAAGTCGAACTGTACGTTTACAACGCGGGCGAACGGCTCCTCCTCTTTACGCAGCCCGAATCCGCAGCGGCGCTCGCCGAGGAGTGGTCGGAGAAGGTGTTCATTCAGGACGTCGACATCCGCGTCGCGACGGACGACTACGGGGTCTTCGGCGTCCACGGTCCGCAGGCGACCGAGAAGATCGCGAGCGTCTTAAACGGCGCCGCCTCGCCCGACGAACGCTACTCGTTCGTTCGCGGGACGATGGGCGACGAAGGCGTCACCGTCATCCGCACCGGCGCCCTGACCGGCGAGGAAAGTTACGACGTGATCTGCGCCGCTGCGGACGCCGAGGCGGTGTACAACACGCTCCTCACGCAGGGGCTGAACGCTGCGCCCTTCGGCTATCGAACCTTCGAGAGTCTCGCGCTCGAGGCCGGCACGCCCCTCTTTCGGACCGAACTCGAGGGGACGCTCCCGAACGTCCTCGGACTGCGCAACGCGCTCGACTTCGAGAAGGGCTGTTACGTCGGGCAGGAAGTCGTCTCTCGCGTCGAGAATCGCGGCCAGCCAAGCCGCCGACTCGTCGGGCTGGCGATCGATGGAACTGCAGTTCCCGACGGGGGCGCGGCCGTCTTCGACGGCGACGCATCGGTCGGCGAGGTGACTCGCGCCGGCGAGAGCCCGCTCCGAGAGGAGGTCATCGCGCTCGCGCTCGTCGACTACGGCCTCGAGAGCGAGGAGCTCACGGTCCGGGTCGACGGTGACGAAGTGGCCGCGACCCGGACTGCGCTGCCGTTCGTCGAGGGATCGGACCGGTCGGATCGACTTCCCGAGTACCAGTAA